Proteins found in one Litoribrevibacter albus genomic segment:
- a CDS encoding EAL domain-containing protein gives MRVAFQKKISTKLAKQTVIIAFFVGLILSSIQVYLDYQEHEESLSHAVDQMIAVSSGSAARAVRTLDESLAKEVVNGFMHYEFIHSAEIIDDLGVQLARSEPGTASEIKPSRLTEWLVDADENYVQPLKVSQEPEAGFGKLVLVIDWDVALSPFYHRLVYVVTSGLVRNMLLALILFYVFYAALAEPMHRVAQVLRKVNPINPSGARLSQDLVERGDELGVIADMTNEFFASVEKNIKQRDSAELRLSDSLLQTREIIDNVPHPICARDTEGRFLFVNSSLAEFYGLDEAKMEELNQYELHRGINEDQSVELEAADRSVLRTGESCFIADFCLTDHDSNLHYFQTSLVPFTYFGQASVLSIMVDITARKQAEEKVIELAFYDALTGLPNRNLLTDRLDLEMRRAERHHSTGALLFIDLDNFKGVNDSFGHAVGDQVLQHVAEQLKGALRAVDTVARLGGDEFLVILPELSENLEEAKLSAQSVAKMLTEKIATPFFVKNRDWVTSASIGIAMYPNDCNNVNEVMRFADTAMYEAKKQGRNKHVFFEIDMASRAESAYSLENELRVAVAQNQFFLVFQPQVGVQDGVIQGAEVLIRWRHPDRGIVPPFEFIPVLESSGLIYEVGKWIIREACYYIRKWQDLGLWHDEAWLSVNVSPNQFYNPVFVDDVMEALKEAGLSPTALELEITEGIVIRDTENTIKKLELLRSNGIRIAMDDFGTGYSSLSYLKRIPLDVLKIDQSFVRDITVDPTDKAIVEAILSMSKNIGLEVVAEGIETEEHYKFFKGTSCQRYQGYLYSPPVECKRFEDMLRERVVA, from the coding sequence ATGCGTGTAGCCTTCCAAAAAAAGATATCCACAAAGTTAGCAAAGCAAACAGTGATCATTGCTTTCTTTGTCGGACTGATTCTTAGTTCCATACAGGTCTATCTGGATTATCAGGAACATGAAGAAAGTTTGTCTCATGCAGTAGACCAAATGATAGCGGTGTCATCGGGGTCAGCTGCCCGCGCTGTACGTACTCTGGATGAAAGTTTAGCAAAGGAAGTTGTGAATGGTTTCATGCATTACGAATTTATTCACAGTGCTGAGATCATCGATGATTTGGGCGTTCAGTTAGCCCGTTCCGAACCCGGAACAGCTTCTGAAATTAAACCCTCCAGATTGACTGAGTGGTTGGTCGATGCAGACGAAAACTATGTTCAGCCTTTAAAAGTCAGTCAGGAGCCCGAAGCCGGTTTTGGCAAGTTGGTTTTAGTAATCGACTGGGATGTGGCTTTGTCACCTTTTTATCATCGTCTTGTGTATGTTGTTACCAGTGGCTTAGTACGAAACATGCTACTGGCTTTGATATTGTTCTATGTGTTCTATGCCGCGCTAGCGGAACCTATGCATCGGGTTGCTCAAGTCTTGCGTAAGGTGAACCCCATCAATCCTTCCGGTGCCCGTCTTTCCCAAGATCTTGTTGAACGTGGTGATGAGCTTGGCGTGATTGCTGACATGACCAATGAGTTCTTTGCCAGTGTAGAGAAAAACATTAAGCAGAGAGACAGCGCCGAACTTCGTCTGTCTGACAGCCTTTTACAAACCCGAGAAATCATCGATAACGTACCCCATCCGATCTGTGCCCGAGACACTGAAGGCCGGTTTTTGTTTGTAAACAGCTCGTTGGCTGAGTTTTATGGATTAGATGAAGCCAAAATGGAAGAGTTGAATCAATATGAGCTTCATCGGGGGATCAATGAAGATCAGAGTGTTGAGCTGGAAGCGGCTGACAGAAGTGTCCTTCGTACCGGAGAGAGCTGTTTTATTGCCGATTTTTGTTTAACGGATCATGACAGCAACTTACATTATTTCCAAACCTCATTAGTTCCCTTTACCTACTTTGGGCAAGCGTCTGTTTTATCCATCATGGTAGATATCACCGCACGTAAACAGGCGGAAGAAAAAGTCATTGAACTGGCTTTTTATGATGCGCTAACCGGCTTACCTAATCGCAACTTGCTGACAGATCGTTTGGATCTCGAAATGCGTCGGGCGGAACGCCATCACTCAACGGGTGCTCTGTTGTTTATCGATTTGGATAACTTCAAAGGCGTGAATGATTCCTTTGGTCATGCGGTGGGCGATCAGGTTCTCCAGCATGTGGCGGAACAACTGAAAGGTGCTCTACGGGCTGTGGACACAGTGGCTCGTTTGGGAGGTGATGAATTCCTGGTGATCTTACCCGAGTTATCTGAAAACCTGGAAGAGGCAAAATTAAGCGCTCAATCGGTTGCCAAAATGTTAACGGAAAAGATTGCCACGCCGTTCTTTGTAAAGAATCGGGATTGGGTGACTTCGGCCAGTATTGGCATCGCCATGTATCCGAACGACTGTAATAACGTCAATGAAGTGATGCGCTTTGCGGACACGGCGATGTATGAGGCCAAAAAGCAAGGCCGGAATAAGCATGTGTTCTTTGAAATTGATATGGCCAGTCGGGCTGAGTCCGCCTACTCATTGGAAAATGAGTTGAGGGTTGCCGTAGCTCAGAACCAGTTTTTCCTGGTTTTCCAGCCTCAGGTGGGTGTTCAGGATGGTGTTATTCAAGGCGCCGAAGTGTTAATACGTTGGCGTCACCCTGACCGGGGGATTGTCCCGCCGTTCGAGTTTATCCCTGTATTGGAGTCCTCAGGGTTAATTTACGAAGTCGGTAAATGGATCATCAGAGAAGCCTGTTATTACATTAGAAAATGGCAGGATCTCGGGCTGTGGCATGATGAAGCCTGGCTTTCAGTGAATGTGAGTCCTAACCAATTCTATAATCCGGTGTTTGTGGACGACGTGATGGAGGCTTTGAAAGAAGCGGGGCTTTCTCCTACGGCGTTAGAGTTGGAAATTACCGAAGGGATCGTGATTCGGGATACGGAAAACACCATTAAGAAATTGGAGTTGTTACGATCCAACGGCATTCGTATTGCGATGGATGACTTTGGGACAGGCTATTCTTCCTTGTCTTACCTAAAACGCATTCCACTAGACGTACTTAAAATTGATCAGTCTTTTGTTCGGGATATCACCGTTGATCCTACCGATAAGGCCATCGTTGAAGCCATTTTGTCGATGTCTAAAAATATTGGCCTGGAGGTGGTGGCAGAAGGGATCGAGACCGAAGAGCATTATAAGTTCTTTAAAGGAACTTCCTGTCAGCGTTATCAAGGGTATTTGTACAGCCCGCCCGTTGAGTGTAAACGCTTCGAAGATATGCTCAGAGAGCGTGTTGTCGCTTAA
- a CDS encoding DUF445 domain-containing protein, producing MIDQSIGLHWLLLIPIIAGFIGWITNWLAIKMIFYPRVWRGVQIGRFKFGWQGIIHRKSSGFAKAIGKQVSENMLQAEDLLPKVNIQHAQAFVNKFPELWKEIEGGEFLPDMLGEHWQKMTPLQQQMVKMQIRFDSHSLLLELVKIARAKFVERFDIRRVISHRLSKDSRLLAELFGSIARPELRMIEVYGLYFGAIIGAIEGLLFAFTEMSWTIFLFGTLVGAITNWLAIEMIFRPREPTKILGVTFQGLFPKRQSNIAAQFAQVGEQHVLPVTAFVDEIMSVLEEKAFIDDLEQTARRILHRIIGNYLDHLPEGVSKDEIADKAIEFYYQRQLELEPQLVSELKRLLEADYRVAEIIEANLSELSKEKFERVLRIVFEQDETTLVVIGAVIGFAISGMQFLMFA from the coding sequence TTGATCGATCAAAGTATTGGACTGCATTGGTTGCTACTCATTCCTATTATTGCTGGCTTTATTGGTTGGATTACTAACTGGCTTGCAATTAAAATGATTTTTTATCCTCGGGTTTGGCGCGGGGTGCAAATTGGTCGTTTTAAATTTGGCTGGCAAGGCATTATCCACCGAAAATCTTCTGGCTTTGCTAAAGCCATTGGAAAGCAAGTGTCTGAAAACATGCTTCAAGCGGAAGACCTGTTGCCAAAAGTAAATATTCAACATGCTCAGGCGTTTGTGAATAAGTTTCCTGAATTATGGAAAGAAATTGAAGGCGGGGAGTTCCTGCCGGATATGTTGGGTGAGCACTGGCAGAAAATGACGCCATTGCAACAGCAGATGGTAAAAATGCAGATTCGTTTTGACAGTCATTCGTTACTGCTCGAATTAGTAAAAATTGCTCGTGCCAAGTTTGTCGAGCGGTTTGATATTCGTCGGGTCATTAGTCATCGCCTGTCCAAGGATTCCCGCTTATTGGCTGAGCTGTTCGGTAGTATTGCTCGGCCGGAATTACGAATGATCGAAGTTTACGGTCTGTATTTTGGTGCCATTATTGGTGCTATTGAAGGTTTGTTGTTCGCTTTTACTGAAATGAGCTGGACCATCTTTCTATTTGGTACGTTGGTGGGGGCGATCACCAACTGGTTGGCCATTGAAATGATTTTCAGACCTCGTGAGCCAACGAAAATCTTGGGGGTTACTTTCCAGGGATTATTTCCAAAACGTCAGAGCAACATCGCTGCACAGTTTGCTCAGGTAGGCGAACAACATGTGTTACCCGTAACTGCGTTTGTAGATGAAATCATGTCGGTGTTGGAAGAGAAAGCGTTTATCGACGATCTTGAGCAAACGGCCCGTCGTATCTTGCATCGTATTATTGGTAATTATCTTGATCACTTGCCGGAAGGTGTGTCCAAAGACGAAATCGCAGATAAAGCCATTGAGTTTTATTATCAGAGACAATTGGAGTTAGAACCTCAATTGGTTTCTGAACTGAAGCGTTTGCTTGAAGCGGACTATCGTGTGGCAGAGATTATCGAAGCGAATCTTTCTGAGTTGTCGAAAGAAAAATTTGAGCGTGTTCTACGAATTGTCTTTGAACAGGATGAAACCACGTTGGTGGTCATTGGAGCTGTGATTGGGTTTGCAATCAGTGGTATGCAGTTCTTAATGTTTGCCTGA
- a CDS encoding protease complex subunit PrcB family protein, which translates to MEIEQKQLKNVFIFIVLTVIFSLVSCRHIHKVKTLNWEPLHSSHRCSFQQPQIQLLNSDQGQLLYQQEIQHQNKRIIGATSTARPITKDTSILLVAMGLKSSGGYAVKVRDITHSDSVLKVQADWITPSPDSMTTSALTSPCEMVVIKHNFTQQQLDGLVVEIWDTKGRKVL; encoded by the coding sequence ATGGAAATAGAACAGAAACAGCTAAAAAACGTCTTTATTTTTATAGTTTTAACCGTAATATTTAGTTTGGTTTCATGTCGACATATTCACAAGGTCAAAACTCTAAACTGGGAACCGCTTCACAGCTCCCATCGCTGTTCATTTCAACAACCTCAAATACAGCTTTTAAATTCCGATCAAGGTCAGCTGCTCTATCAACAAGAAATTCAACATCAAAATAAACGAATAATCGGAGCGACTTCTACGGCACGACCGATTACGAAAGACACAAGCATTTTGCTGGTCGCTATGGGGCTTAAAAGCAGTGGTGGCTATGCAGTAAAAGTACGAGACATTACACACAGTGATTCGGTGCTGAAAGTTCAGGCAGATTGGATTACGCCATCCCCTGACAGTATGACCACATCAGCATTGACCAGTCCGTGTGAAATGGTGGTCATCAAACACAACTTTACTCAGCAACAATTAGACGGGTTAGTGGTTGAAATATGGGACACAAAGGGTCGAAAAGTTTTATAG
- a CDS encoding cytochrome c3 family protein: MGTIKKYLRILRKPSVHYSLGFLTLGGFIAGIIFWGAFNTALEATNTEAFCTGCHEMRNNVYEELKTTIHFSNRSGVRAKCSDCHVPHNWTDKIARKMQASKEVWGKIFGTIDTREKFLEHRRRLAENEWRRLKANDSLECRNCHNFEYMDFTRQSKRAMEQHSTALASGEKTCIDCHKGIAHHLPDMKGVEGW, encoded by the coding sequence ATGGGCACAATTAAGAAATACCTCAGGATTCTTAGAAAGCCGAGTGTGCATTACAGCTTGGGGTTCTTAACACTGGGTGGCTTCATTGCCGGTATCATCTTCTGGGGTGCGTTTAACACCGCCCTGGAAGCAACCAATACCGAGGCTTTCTGTACTGGTTGTCACGAAATGCGTAACAACGTCTATGAAGAGTTGAAAACAACCATCCACTTCTCAAACCGTTCTGGTGTACGTGCGAAGTGTTCCGACTGTCACGTGCCACACAACTGGACTGATAAGATTGCTCGTAAGATGCAAGCGTCCAAGGAAGTGTGGGGCAAGATTTTCGGTACTATCGATACGCGTGAGAAGTTCCTTGAGCACCGTCGTCGTTTAGCTGAAAACGAGTGGCGGCGTCTGAAAGCGAATGATTCGTTGGAATGTCGTAACTGTCATAACTTCGAATACATGGATTTCACTCGTCAAAGTAAACGAGCAATGGAACAACACTCTACGGCGTTGGCCAGCGGTGAGAAAACCTGTATTGATTGCCATAAAGGCATCGCACACCACCTCCCTGATATGAAGGGCGTTGAAGGCTGGTAA
- a CDS encoding chaperone NapD → MRSPEQYVDSLEGEYHISSVIVQFKQDVHCQVKSGINDIEGAEIRGVDDDQGKMVVVVEHETERGMVSIIDQLKAISGVVNVSLVYHQVDDEQD, encoded by the coding sequence ATGAGATCTCCAGAGCAATACGTGGACTCATTGGAAGGCGAATATCACATTTCGAGTGTGATTGTTCAGTTTAAACAGGATGTTCATTGTCAGGTTAAGTCGGGTATCAACGACATCGAAGGTGCGGAGATACGTGGTGTCGATGATGATCAAGGCAAGATGGTCGTGGTGGTAGAGCATGAAACTGAGCGAGGCATGGTCTCTATCATTGATCAATTAAAAGCGATTTCAGGCGTGGTGAATGTGTCTTTGGTCTATCACCAGGTCGATGATGAACAAGATTAG
- the napA gene encoding nitrate reductase catalytic subunit NapA yields the protein MKLTRRDYIKAQAAATAAAAAGISLPTQASNVITSSKETELKWSKAPCRFCGTGCSIHVATKQGKVVATHGDIKSEVNKGLSCVKGYFLSKIMYGKDRLTTPLLRKKNGKFDKNGDFEPVSWDEAFDIMEEKFKKTLKEKGPKAIGMFGSGQWTVWEGYAASKLMKAGFLSNNIEPNARHCMASAVAGFMRTFGIDEPMGCYDDMENADAFVLWGSNMAEMHPILWTRVTDRRLSAPHVKVAVLSTYEHRCYDLADMPITFEPQSDLAILNFIANYIIENNAVNWDFVNKHTNFRRGNTDIGYGLRPEHPLQQKAKNADKAGGSSPMSFDEYKAFVSEYTVEKASKISKVPEDKLIELAKMYADPNTKVTSFWTMGVNQHTRGVWVNNLIYNVHLLTGKIAQPGNSPFSLTGQPSACGTAREVGTFAHRLPADMVVKNPKHREYAEKVWKLPKGIIPGKPGYHAVLQNRKLKDSEINAYWIQVNNNLQAAPNMNEETLPGYRNPDNFIVVSDAYPTVTAQAADLVLPTAMWVEKEGAFGNAERRTQFWHQLVNAPGEAKSDLWQLVEFSKRFTTDEVWPAEILAENPSYKGKTLFEVLYKNGNVDKFPLDQISKDYENFEAKDFGFYIQKGLFEEYAEFGRGHGHDLAPFDRYHEERGLRWPVVNGKETKWRYIEGEDPYVKAGTGYQFYGKPDNRAIIFALPYEPAAEAPDNEFDMWLCTGRVLEHWHSGSMTQRVPELYKAVPNAVCFMNPEDAKKRGLRRGDEIKVISRRGEIRTRVETRGRNKPPVGLVFVPWFDASQLINKVTLDATDPISKQTDYKKCAIKIVKA from the coding sequence ATGAAACTAACTCGTCGTGATTATATCAAGGCACAAGCAGCAGCTACGGCCGCAGCGGCAGCGGGTATTAGCTTGCCAACACAGGCAAGTAATGTGATCACCAGTTCCAAAGAAACGGAACTGAAGTGGTCAAAGGCACCGTGTCGTTTCTGTGGTACAGGTTGTAGTATCCATGTAGCTACGAAGCAAGGGAAAGTCGTGGCAACACACGGTGATATTAAGTCCGAAGTAAATAAGGGCTTGAGTTGTGTGAAGGGCTACTTCCTATCCAAAATCATGTACGGCAAGGATCGTCTGACTACGCCTTTGCTACGTAAGAAGAACGGTAAGTTCGACAAGAATGGTGACTTCGAGCCGGTATCCTGGGATGAAGCCTTCGATATCATGGAAGAGAAGTTCAAGAAAACCCTTAAAGAAAAAGGCCCGAAAGCCATTGGCATGTTTGGTTCTGGTCAATGGACTGTTTGGGAAGGGTATGCCGCGTCTAAATTGATGAAAGCCGGTTTCTTGTCCAACAACATCGAACCAAACGCACGTCACTGTATGGCGTCAGCGGTGGCTGGTTTCATGCGTACCTTTGGTATTGATGAACCAATGGGTTGTTATGATGATATGGAAAACGCCGATGCATTCGTGCTTTGGGGTTCTAACATGGCGGAAATGCACCCGATTCTTTGGACGCGAGTGACTGATCGTCGTTTAAGCGCACCTCATGTGAAAGTGGCGGTATTGTCTACCTACGAGCACCGTTGCTATGACTTGGCAGATATGCCAATCACCTTTGAGCCTCAATCGGACTTAGCGATCCTTAACTTCATTGCGAACTACATTATCGAGAACAATGCAGTGAACTGGGATTTCGTGAACAAGCACACGAATTTCCGTCGTGGTAATACCGACATCGGGTATGGCCTACGCCCTGAGCATCCGCTACAGCAGAAAGCTAAGAACGCAGACAAAGCGGGTGGTTCTTCACCAATGTCGTTCGACGAGTATAAAGCCTTTGTAAGCGAGTATACCGTTGAGAAAGCCAGCAAGATTTCTAAAGTTCCAGAAGATAAATTGATTGAGTTGGCGAAAATGTACGCCGATCCAAACACCAAAGTGACTTCATTCTGGACTATGGGTGTGAACCAACATACACGTGGTGTGTGGGTTAATAACCTGATTTATAACGTGCATTTGTTGACCGGTAAAATTGCTCAGCCTGGTAACAGCCCGTTCTCGCTAACTGGTCAGCCTTCAGCGTGTGGTACTGCCCGTGAGGTAGGAACCTTTGCTCACCGTCTGCCGGCAGACATGGTGGTTAAGAATCCTAAGCATCGTGAGTATGCTGAGAAAGTTTGGAAATTGCCAAAAGGCATTATTCCTGGCAAGCCTGGTTATCATGCAGTGCTACAGAATCGTAAGTTAAAAGACAGTGAAATTAACGCTTACTGGATTCAGGTGAATAATAACCTCCAGGCGGCTCCGAATATGAATGAAGAGACCTTGCCTGGTTATCGTAATCCAGACAACTTCATTGTGGTTTCAGATGCGTATCCAACTGTGACAGCGCAAGCGGCAGACTTGGTGCTTCCAACTGCAATGTGGGTTGAGAAAGAAGGTGCCTTCGGTAACGCAGAACGTCGTACCCAGTTCTGGCACCAATTGGTGAATGCGCCTGGCGAAGCGAAATCTGACTTGTGGCAGTTGGTTGAATTCTCCAAACGCTTCACAACGGATGAAGTGTGGCCTGCTGAAATCCTGGCTGAAAATCCATCTTATAAAGGCAAAACCTTGTTTGAAGTACTTTATAAGAATGGCAATGTGGATAAATTCCCGCTGGATCAAATCAGCAAAGATTACGAAAACTTCGAAGCGAAAGATTTCGGCTTCTATATCCAGAAAGGTCTGTTCGAAGAGTACGCTGAGTTTGGTCGTGGGCATGGTCATGATTTGGCGCCGTTCGATCGATACCATGAAGAGCGTGGTCTGCGTTGGCCAGTAGTGAATGGGAAAGAGACTAAGTGGCGCTACATTGAGGGTGAAGACCCTTATGTGAAAGCGGGTACTGGCTACCAGTTCTACGGAAAACCAGACAACAGAGCGATTATCTTTGCGTTGCCATATGAACCAGCAGCAGAAGCACCTGATAATGAATTTGATATGTGGCTCTGTACTGGCCGTGTATTGGAGCATTGGCATTCAGGGTCTATGACTCAGCGTGTTCCTGAACTCTACAAAGCGGTTCCGAATGCAGTGTGTTTTATGAACCCGGAAGATGCGAAAAAACGTGGTTTACGTCGTGGTGATGAAATCAAAGTGATCTCTCGTCGTGGTGAAATTCGTACTCGAGTGGAAACACGTGGTCGAAACAAACCACCTGTAGGCTTGGTGTTTGTTCCTTGGTTCGATGCGTCTCAGTTGATCAACAAAGTGACTCTGGATGCAACTGATCCGATTTCGAAGCAAACAGACTACAAGAAGTGTGCAATCAAGATTGTTAAGGCGTAA
- the napE gene encoding periplasmic nitrate reductase, NapE protein — MDEFEKGEERNMFLFLTVVLFPVLSVAVVGAYGFAVWISQLLMGPPGA; from the coding sequence ATGGACGAGTTTGAAAAAGGCGAAGAAAGAAACATGTTTTTGTTTCTGACTGTGGTGCTGTTCCCTGTACTTTCGGTGGCAGTGGTTGGAGCTTATGGCTTTGCGGTGTGGATTAGTCAACTTTTGATGGGACCTCCAGGAGCGTAG
- a CDS encoding alpha/beta hydrolase family protein translates to MTKVTRQKVTFTNTDNLRLDGMLESPENPVAYALFAHCFTCSKTSVAASRIGRELALRGVAVLRFDFTGLGSSEGDFANTNFSSNIEDLVAAARFLENTYQAPSLLIGHSLGGAAVLACADQVPSAKAVVTVGAPSDPAHVAHLFEAHRAEIEDCGCALVNLSGREFTIKKQFLEDIQEQNLDDKIRKLKKALLIMHSPVDDTVEIEEAAHIYQAAMHPKSFVSLDQTDHLITRKEDAEYVAGTIGAWVSRYIKKDDAPVALTSVA, encoded by the coding sequence ATGACTAAAGTAACTCGCCAAAAAGTAACCTTCACCAACACAGATAACCTTCGTCTGGACGGAATGTTAGAAAGCCCGGAAAACCCGGTAGCCTATGCATTATTTGCGCACTGTTTTACGTGTTCTAAAACCAGTGTGGCAGCCAGCCGAATTGGCCGCGAACTGGCATTACGTGGTGTTGCCGTACTCAGGTTTGATTTCACGGGCCTTGGCAGCAGTGAAGGCGATTTTGCGAATACTAACTTTTCATCAAACATCGAAGATCTGGTAGCGGCTGCCCGTTTCCTTGAAAACACCTATCAGGCCCCTTCTCTATTGATCGGACACAGCCTCGGCGGTGCGGCCGTATTAGCTTGTGCAGATCAGGTACCTTCTGCAAAAGCAGTAGTAACCGTTGGTGCACCAAGTGACCCGGCTCACGTAGCTCACTTGTTTGAAGCGCATCGCGCAGAAATCGAAGACTGTGGTTGTGCCTTGGTTAACCTGAGTGGTCGTGAATTTACGATTAAGAAGCAATTCCTTGAGGACATTCAGGAACAGAACCTGGACGACAAAATTCGTAAGCTGAAAAAAGCCTTGCTGATCATGCACTCTCCGGTGGATGACACTGTAGAGATCGAAGAAGCCGCTCACATTTATCAAGCAGCAATGCACCCTAAGAGCTTCGTTTCACTTGATCAAACCGATCATTTGATCACTCGTAAAGAAGATGCGGAATACGTGGCAGGAACAATTGGTGCCTGGGTATCACGTTACATCAAGAAAGACGATGCGCCGGTTGCTTTGACTTCTGTGGCATAA
- a CDS encoding nitrate reductase cytochrome c-type subunit, translating into MTKLTLIKKSVHALVASVALVISMMTAFAVAGETYISTLRGEVDLNKEAEAPLMGKVMNEDVKRQRAYPMQPPTIPHKIDNYPVNKNANKCMSCHARDRAEESQAPMVSVTHFMNRDGNFLAEVSPRRYFCNQCHVVQLDSKPLVENDFQDVYHIIGEKK; encoded by the coding sequence ATGACTAAATTGACTCTTATTAAGAAATCAGTCCACGCCTTGGTAGCTTCTGTTGCTTTGGTGATTTCAATGATGACTGCATTTGCCGTGGCAGGAGAAACTTACATCTCCACGCTGCGCGGTGAGGTTGATCTGAATAAAGAGGCGGAAGCCCCGTTGATGGGTAAGGTGATGAACGAGGATGTCAAGCGCCAGCGTGCTTATCCGATGCAGCCACCGACCATTCCTCATAAAATCGACAACTATCCGGTGAACAAAAACGCCAACAAGTGTATGTCGTGTCATGCCCGTGATCGTGCAGAGGAGTCTCAGGCACCGATGGTAAGTGTGACCCACTTTATGAATCGTGATGGTAACTTCCTGGCTGAGGTGTCACCTCGTCGTTACTTCTGTAACCAATGCCATGTTGTTCAGCTTGATTCAAAACCATTGGTTGAGAATGACTTCCAGGATGTGTATCACATCATTGGCGAGAAGAAGTAA
- the moaB gene encoding molybdenum cofactor biosynthesis protein B, protein MAHKTPKEFKAARIAVLTVSDTRTLEEDTSGQYLVDSLTEEGHQLVDRNLIVDDVYIMRAVVSQWIASDEVQVVLITGGTGFTGRDTTPEAMRPLFDREIEGFGELFRHVSYEEIGTSTVQSRALAGFANGTAIFCMPGSTNACRTAWTKILKEQLDNRHRPCNFMPHVKP, encoded by the coding sequence ATGGCACATAAAACACCTAAAGAATTTAAAGCGGCTCGCATTGCTGTACTTACGGTTTCAGATACCCGAACGTTGGAAGAAGACACGTCCGGCCAATATTTGGTGGACTCACTGACCGAAGAAGGACATCAACTGGTTGATCGTAATCTGATTGTCGATGATGTGTATATTATGCGTGCGGTGGTTTCGCAGTGGATTGCCTCTGACGAGGTTCAGGTGGTATTAATTACCGGGGGCACCGGGTTTACCGGTCGGGATACCACGCCAGAAGCGATGAGACCATTATTTGATCGGGAAATTGAGGGCTTTGGTGAGTTGTTCCGTCATGTGTCCTACGAAGAAATTGGTACATCCACGGTGCAGTCTCGTGCGTTAGCAGGTTTTGCAAATGGCACGGCGATCTTCTGTATGCCTGGGTCCACCAACGCATGCCGAACAGCTTGGACTAAAATATTGAAAGAACAGTTGGATAACCGTCATCGGCCGTGTAATTTCATGCCGCATGTAAAACCTTAG
- the napF gene encoding ferredoxin-type protein NapF: protein MDLSRRALFRGRFSSNSIAIVQKVRMPWMVSSEVFTDHCSRCAKCIDVCPEQIIEKGDGGYPTVNFKHGECTFCAECVDVCSEPVFRNKEEKPWDLVANITEAFSSSSSVSLDGVCMAHQGVVCQSCKDVCDVRAIRMSYQSSTVPVPVIDDDVCTGCGACLSVCPTQAIQMSSIEKKNLMNNCAADQQTGVKE, encoded by the coding sequence ATGGATCTCTCCCGTCGGGCTTTATTTCGGGGTCGTTTCAGTTCAAACAGTATTGCGATTGTGCAAAAGGTTCGTATGCCTTGGATGGTATCTTCCGAGGTGTTCACCGATCACTGTTCTCGTTGTGCCAAGTGCATCGACGTCTGTCCTGAGCAGATCATTGAAAAAGGCGATGGTGGGTATCCAACCGTAAATTTCAAGCATGGGGAGTGTACTTTCTGTGCTGAGTGCGTGGATGTTTGTTCTGAACCCGTGTTCCGAAATAAAGAGGAAAAACCGTGGGATTTGGTGGCAAACATTACTGAGGCGTTCTCTTCCTCTTCTTCCGTTTCTCTAGACGGTGTCTGCATGGCCCATCAAGGGGTGGTGTGTCAAAGCTGTAAAGATGTGTGTGACGTTCGAGCCATTCGAATGAGCTATCAGTCTTCAACTGTCCCGGTACCTGTAATTGACGATGATGTCTGTACTGGTTGCGGTGCGTGTCTTTCGGTGTGTCCAACTCAAGCCATTCAAATGTCATCTATCGAGAAGAAGAACTTAATGAATAACTGTGCTGCAGATCAGCAGACAGGGGTAAAGGAGTAG